The following are encoded together in the Oncorhynchus gorbuscha isolate QuinsamMale2020 ecotype Even-year linkage group LG03, OgorEven_v1.0, whole genome shotgun sequence genome:
- the LOC124020298 gene encoding guanylin-like: MKTILSIALVLLALYLVSGAHGVQVKVQEGDFVFSLESVKKLQELTESSSVNGKQNPHLASTSFASVCANPSLPQEFMPLCMQRGASMSLSRLATMPIDICEICAFVACTGC, from the exons ATGAAAACCATTCTCTCCATTGCTCTTGTGCTCCTGGCTCTCTATCTGGTCTCTGGAGCCCATGGAGTCCAAGTCAAAGTGCAG gAGGGTGACTTTGTTTTCTCGCTGGAATCAGTGAAGAAGCTCCAAGAGCTGACAGAGAGCAGCAGTGTAAACGGGAAGCAGAATCCTCATCTCGCCAGCACCAGCTTTGCTTCCGTCTGTGCTAACCCCTCCCTGCCACAGGAGTTTATGCCCCTGTGCATGCAGAGAGGGGCCAGCATGTCTCTCTCAAGACTAG CTACTATGCCTATAGACATCTGTGAGATATGTGCCTTTGTTGCCTGCACAGGCTGTTAG
- the LOC124031387 gene encoding guanylin-like, with amino-acid sequence MRSLSACLVLTSCILWGSLSVEIRDGERSYPLEAVKALKELIDTDAIVNPRLINTNMVSVCNNRVLPQAFYPVCQGKEAAMVFSRLVDAIKYPDLCEICAHPACFGCLP; translated from the exons ATGAGATCACTGAGTGCTTGTCTCGTGTTGACCTCTTGCATCCTCTGGGGCTCACTGAGTGTGGAGATTAGG GATGGAGAAAGGAGCTATCCCCTAGAGGCTGTGAAAGCGTTGAAGGAGCTGATCGACACAGATGCCATTGTTAACCCGCGGTTGATCAACACCAACATGGTCTCTGTCTGTAACAACCGTGTCTTGCCACAGGCCTTCTATCCAGTGTGCCAGGGCAAAGAGGCAGCTATGGTCTTCTCCAGGCTAG tggatGCCATCAAGTATCCAGATCTGTGTGAGATCTGTGCCCACCCCGCCTGCTTTGGGTGTCTACCGTAA